From the Chryseobacterium fluminis genome, the window AGAATCGATATTGAGCTTATCGGTTCAAATAAAAATGCTGAAATAACCGCACAGGGAAAATCAGCTGATTATGAGAACTACTTCAATATTCCTGGTAAACCTAAAGGTATAACGCACGTGCACCGTTTTCAAAAGGTCGTGTACAGGAATATCTATCAGAACATCGACCTATTATTTTTTAAACCTGTCGATTCCTTAAAGCCTGTTGAATATAATTTCATTATTAATCCGGGTGGAAAAATCTCCGATATTAAGATGAAATTCAGTGGTGCCGCCACTGCTATAAAAAATGGTAAAATCGCTATGAGTATCCGCTTTGGAGAAATGCATGAAAATATTCCAAGCAGCTGGATCTCAGGAAACGAAATCGAAAACATTGATGTTGCCTTTAAAGATCTGGGTAACCAGACCTTTGGATTTGATGCTCCGGTCGACCATTCAGACAAAACAATCGTAATAGATCCGGTTCCGACAAGAATCTGGGGCAGCTACGCCGGAGGTTACGGAGAAGAAGGGGGAAGAATCCGGACGGATATAGATAATAAAGGATATCTTTTGGGAGGCACAACCAGTTTCACGCACATCGCGACTTCCGGAGCGTATCAGCAAAGTTTAAGCGCTTATAGTGATTGTTTTTTAATGAAATTAACTAAAGATGGACAAAGACTTTGGGGAACGTATTATGGCTTTGACCGTAATGACGCTTTTATGGACGTTGCTTTTGATGAAAATAATAATATTTATGCCGCAGGTTTTAGAGAACGTTATCAGTCAAACAGAGATGTAGTCCTGGTAAAATTTGATACTAATGGAAACCTGCTCTTCCAAAAGGATTTTATCGGAAGTCATCATGATAATATCGGAGGTATTTCCTACCATCAGAATCACGTCTATATCGGAGGAGAAACGATGAGTGCTAATTTTCCTGTCCTTAATCCTACACAACCTTCCAAGGCAAGCCCCTCAGGATATATGGATGCATTTCTGGCTTCAGTGGATCCTTCAGGAAATACCGAATGGTCTACTTTCTTTGGTGCTTCAGATCATGCAACATCAATTTTTAAAATATTTTCTTCTGTTGACCATTTGGAAGTTATCGGAGCCACTCAATCTCAGAACATACAAATGATCAATCCATTTCAGGCAACCAATTCGGGAGTGACGGACGGATTGTATTTAAAATTCTCCAAAACAGGCACTCTTTTGCGATCGAGCTACTACGGCAGAAGCGGACAGGATCTTATCAGAGAGGCCAGAATAATAAACAATACACTGATACTGGCCGGGGAATTTTTTGACCTGAATATTCCTGCTAAAAATGCAGGCGTCTGGAAAGTAAATTTAAGTACAAATGTAATAGATAAGACCTATTTTCCCTTTAGTTACACAATGGGACTGGATGCTCATATTGATACGCACGGAAATATTTTTTACAGCGGTTTATCGGATGTAGGGCAAACGGATATTGCCACGCCTAATGCGTACATGACCTCCACAGGTCCCTACATCAAAACATTTATGATCAAATATGATGCTAATAACGTAAAAGAATGGGGAACTTTTTATGGTGGAAACGGAGGAACACAATTAGGTGAAATTACGAAGGATAATGAAGATTATATCTATTTCACAGGGATGTCCAGCAATAATACAACGGGTATAGCAACCCCCGGAACATTCCAGCAACAAGGTTCGCATCCGTCTAACGACCTGTTTGTTGCTAAATTCAGGGATTGTACAGCCAATTCTACAGTTACGTCTAATTCTCCGGTCTGTATTAATTCAACACTACAGCTCAATGCAACCGGTGGAGCTGTTTACAACTGGACCGGGCCCAACGGCTTTACCTCAACTCAGCAAAACCCGACAATTCCCAATGCTTCAGCAGCCCTTTCGGGAACCTATACCTGTCAGATCTCGGGATTGGGAGACTGTGACGGAAGTTTCACCGTGAATGTATTTGTCGGTGACAATATTGCTCCGGTTCCGAATGTGGCCAACCTCGCAGATATTACCGGCGACTGTCACACCGTAGTTTCCAGCTTTCCGACGGCAACCGATAATTGCTCGGGAACTGTAACTGCTACTACAACCGATCCTCTTTCTTATACAGCCCCGGGAACATATACAATCCACTGGACATATCAGGACGGAAACGGAAATACAGCCATACAAAACCAAAATGTAGTGGTTACCTCTCCTGCTCTGCCGTTCACTGTGAATCAGACACAGATTTTCTGCGCAACAAATCAGCCCAGAATATCAGATATTCAGATAACGGGTCAGAATATACTGTGGTATGATGCTGCCAATACTGTTCTGCCGGTAACGACTTCTCTGATAAACGGACAGACCTATTATGCCAGCCAGACCATCAATGGCTGTGAAAGTAATAAAACAGCTGTTCAGGTAACTGTAAATACCACACCCAAGCCTGCAGCGAATTCCACACAGGAGTTCTGCGCATCTGCTAATCCTGCCCTGGCGAATCTGGCAGTTACGGGAGCTGCACTGCAGTTTTATAACGGAGCCGGAAATACTTTACCGTTAACAACTCTGCTTGTTCATGGACAGACGTATTTTGTAAGCCAGACTTTAAATAACTGCGAATCTGAAAAAACAGCGATTTCTGTCACCCTGTCTACCAATAATGTTCCTGCCAACGATTATGCAGAGGCTTTCTGTAATGCAACAACATCGAATTCAATGACTGTTAATCTTCATCATTATGAAGGCAATATCATCGCCAACCCGAACAATTATATTTTTACTTTTACTGATAATGCGGGAAATACGATATCCAATCCATCTGCCTATACGCTGACTATCGGCACCACACTCGTTTTTGTAAAAGTAGCGACTCCGGACGGATGCTTTAAGAAGATACGGTTAAATATAACGTTAAATCCTAAACCGGTTATTAATCTGCCCGAAACTATTGAATTCTGTAACGGTAAAACAGTAACTTTAGATGCCGGCAGCGGTTTCACATCCTACTTATGGAGTACCGGAGCCACTACTCAAACCATCATCGTTTCAACACCGGGGACCTATTCTGTAAGAGTAACCAACAATTTCGGTTGTGATGCTACGGATCATATTCAGGTAAATTATTCTGTACTGGGTGAAATTACGGCTGTTAACATCAATAACAGCTCAGCAGTAATCAGCATGTCTGTATCCGGGAATTATGAATATTCTCTGGATCATCTTGTATGGCAGGATTCTAATGTATTCAGTAATCTGCCTATGGGAGAGTACATCGTTTATGTAAGGACGAAATCAGGATCTATTATCGGAGAAAAAAGATTTTCTATTTTTAATATTCCCAATGCCATTACTCCGAACGGCGACGGAAAAAATGATCTGTGGAAAATCGCAGGTATTGAAAACTATCCGGGAACGGAAATCCACATTTATGACCGCAGGGGTCTTTTGGTGTTTAAAGAAAAAACCATCAAAAAACCTTTTGAATGGAACGGAAAACTTAATGGCAGTCCTGTTCTTACAGGAAGCTATTGGTACACCATTAAAGTTTCGGACGGCAGGATCTATACGGGATGGCTTCTGGTAAAAAACAGAGACTAAAAAAACGGGCAGAAATTTTAAATTTCTGCCCGTTTATCTATAATGAATGTGTTTTTACGGTTGCGTCGTTCGTTCTGGTAAACCTCCAGGTATGAACAGGTAACAATTCTATCCGTTGTGTTGTGAATACCACTGTAAGAATTTTACTTTGTATTGTTTGAGTGTTATGCTTTATAAGTTTAAACCGGATATGTCAATTCCCAGAGCTTTTGCCACTCCTCTTCCATAATCTGCATCCGCTCTGTAGCAGTTCTGAATATGTCTTTCCTGAATGAAGCGCTCTGCACCGCCCACCTCATTGGCTGTGTTGCTGAACAGCACTTCTTTCTGTTCCGGTGTCATCAGTCTGAAGAGGTTGCCAGGCTGGGTATAATAGTCGTTGTCATCTTCCCGGAAATCATAATGATAAGCATCTCCCGTCAGTTCCAACGGAGGTTCGGTAAACTCTTTGCTTTCTTCCCACTGCCCATAGCTGTTAGGGAAATAATGAATCGTAGAACCTTCATTACCGTCTACCCGCATGGCACCATCCCTGTGAAAATTATGGAAAGGACACTTCGGACTGTTGACAGGGATCTGATGATGATTGACACCCACCCGATAACGGTGGGCATCACCGTATGAAAATAATCTTCCCTGGAGCATTCTGTCGGGAGAATAGCTGATTCCCGGCACCACACTGGCAGGGTTAAATGCAGCCTGTTCTACATCGGCAAAGTAATTCTGGGAATTTCTGTTGAGTTCCAAAACTCCTACATCGATCAGCGGATAATCTCCATGAGGCCATACTTTTGTAAGGTCAAACGGATTAAAAGGGCAGGCATTTGCCTGTTCTTCGGTCATGATCTGAATCTTCATTTTCCATTTTGGGAACTCCCCTCTCTGGATCGCATCAAAGAGGTCACGCTGATGGCTCTCCCTGTCTTTTGCTATAATGGCTCCCGCCTCTTCATTGGTCAGGTTTTGAATGCCCTGTTCGGTTTTAAAATGAAACTTTACCCACAACCTTTTGTTCTGGTGATCGATAAGACTGAACGTGTGGCTCCCGAAACCATCCATATGGCGATAGGATTTCGGTATTCCTCTGTCACTCATGGTGATTGTCACCTGATGCAGGGCTTCGGGCAACAGAGTCCAGAAATCCCAGTTATGATTGGCACTTCTGAGGTTGGTTTGCGGATCGCGTTTCACGGCTTTATTCAGATCTGTAAAACGATAAGGGTCTCTGATGAAGAAAACAGGGGTATTGTTTCCCACCAGGTCCCAATTTCCTTCTTCTGTATAAAACCTTACTGCAAACCCGCGGATGTCTCTTTCTGCATCTGCAGCTCCCCTTTCTCCTGCTACTGTAGAAAAACGGACAAATACTTCCGTTTCTTTTCCTATTTCAGAAAATAATTTTGCACGGGTATATTTTGTAATATCATGAGTTACCGTAAATTTCCCGAAGGCTCCCGACCCCTTGGCATGCATCCTTCTCTCCGGAATGACCTCTCTGGCAAAATGGGACAATTTTTCAAGGAACCAATGATCTTCCAGGAGCATAGGACCGCGCCTTCCTGCGGTCTTAACATTTTGATTTTCGGATATCGGTCTGCCTGAAACAGACGACAGTTTTTTCTTTTCTTCCATTGATATATCTCTTTTGTTTTAATAGTAATGAATCAGGATCATCCTCGTGTTTTTGTAAGAATGTCTTTCAGTTCCATGGTCTCGCTTTCGGATAAAGGCTTCAACGGGCTTCGTAATTGTCCGCCGTCTTCGCCCAAAATGTTCAGACCTGCTTTAATCGCTCTTGGCAAACCTTTAGCGACAATAAAATTCAGTAAATCGACCTGCTGGTAGAATATATTTCTTGCTGTTTCCAGATCGTTATTTTGTACCGCATTGTATAAGCCGATATTCAATTCAGGAATCAGGTTGGGAGCAGCCGTACACCAACCTGCTGCCCCTGCTGAAAAGGCAGCCAAAGCCAAGGGATTGGATCCGTTATAGAAAGCCACCTCTTCGCCCAGCTCTTTTCTGAGATAGTGCATACGCTGAATATCACCGGTGCTTTCTTTAATCATGGTTACATTCGGAATTTCCAGCAAACGTTTCAGTAAAGCAGCAGACATGTCCACACCTCCTGTTGCAGGATTGTTATAAGCCATAATCGGAATAGAAATTTTAGAAGCTACCGCATCATAATGCTGTAGAATTTCGTCATCTGTCAGTTTCCAGTAGCTCATCGGGATAATCATCACTGCCGTGGCTCCGGCTTTTTCCGCGAACTGAGCATGGTAGATGGTTTTTTCGGTTGTCAGATTGGATACGCCTACCAAAGTAGGAACACGGCCTGCTACCTGCTGAACGGTTGCTTCAGTGATGGCTTCCTTTTCCTCATCGGTAAGGTATGGCAGTACGCCGGTACTTCCCAGCGGAGCAATTCCGTGTGAACCTGAAACCACGAGGCGTTCAAGCAATTTTTTGAATAAAGGAATATTGACTTTTTCGTTGGCGTCCAGTGGTGTTATAGGATAAGCGATAACGCCTTTGAATGGTGTATTTTTCATTTAATTTATTTTTCTTTAAGTGAAAAGTCCTCTGGAATGAGGACTTTGATTTTTGTTTAGAGATCTCTGCCTTCTTCCTCACGAAGGGCCACACCAAGATTCTGTAGTTGCGGTGCATTTTCACAGGCAATGTATTTTGCTGATTCTGTATCGCTCAGATTTCTGTGTCTGTGCCATGCCCAAGACGGGATGTATACGGCATCACCGGCCTGCCATTCTACACGTTCCCCTTCTACTTCCGTCCAGCCTTTTCCTTCTACTACATAGAGTACTGTTTCGTAGGTATGGCGGTGACGATTGGTGGTCTGACCCGGTAAGAGTCCACCAATAGTCATACTCACGTTTTTGCTTGGCAGGTCTACAAAGAATACCGGATGTTTCCGTTCAGTAGAAAACTGGTCGTGCACGCCTGCCTTTTCTACATTTCTGTGAATAACGTGCGATGGTTTTACATACTGCGGTCTTGCAAACGTCTGATGAAAATCTTTAGAGCTAAAATGTTTTTGCTCTGTCTGAACTGATTTTTCCATTTCTGTTTTTACTTCTGTTTTTGACATACGATAGATTTTTTTTTATTTTTGCTTTATTGCATCACAAAAGTACCTTATATTTGGACTACCATAATGGTACAGATTATTTAAAAACAGCTAGTCCAGATGTTAAGACCTTGGAAATTAGAAATACACTTAGATCATTATTCTGAAAAGGCCATTTATCTGCAGATCGCGGATGCCATCATTGCCCAGATTCAGTCTGGACGACTAAAAAGCGGTACGGCCTTACCCGGCAGCAGGACCTTGGCGGCTGAGTTGAATCTTAACCGGAATACTATTGTCGAGGCTTTAAATGTCCTGCTCAATGAGGAATGGCTGGTTTCGAAAGAACGGAAAGGCACTTTCGTTGCCGATACCCTGCCTGTTTTTTCCCTGACAAGAAAGTCCGGTTTTACGTTGGTGAGCAATGAGGCGCCCAAAAGCATCTTTGAAGTCAATTTTGATGATGGGCACCCCGACAGTAAAATTGCTCCTATTACAGAACTGGCGAGAGCCTACCGCCAGATTTTCAACCGCAAAGGCAAATGGCAGATGATGGGATATACCAGCGAACTGGGAGATATTGAATTCAGGAGAGCCATCGTGCATATGCTTAATCATCAGAGAGGAATGCAGGTGAATGAGCAGGAAATCTGCATCACCCGGGGCAGCCAGATGGCGATGTATCTTACGGCACAATGTTTATTGGAAAACGGCGATTATATAATGATTGAAAATCCCGGGTATCAGCCTGCATGGAATGCCTTTGAACTTGCCGGCGCTAAGTTGCTGCCTGTAAGGGTAGATAAAGAGGGACTCATTATTGAAGATATGACCGCTCATCTGAAATCCGGTAAAAGAATAAAAGCGCTTTATACCACCCCGCACCGGCAGTACCCGACTACGGTAACGTTAAGCTTACAGCGCAGACTTGAGCTTATCCGTTTATCCAATCAATACGGATTTACCATCATCGAAGACGATTACGACAATGAATTTCATTTTGGCTACCGCCCGTTACTTCCGTTGGTAAGCTTTCCGGAACTTGAAAATTATGTGTATATCGGCACCATGAGTAAAGTCGTAGCTCCGGCCCTTAGGATCGGCTATCTGATCAGCAGCGATATAGCCTTAATAAGCAAGGTAGGTTCTTTGAGAAAGATTATTGATGTACAGGGCGACGCTATTATGGAACAGGCGGTTCTCCAGCTGATCAATGACGGTACTATCAAAAGGCATCTGAAGAAGGCTACTCATTATTACAGGAACAAGCGTGATTTTACCGACTCTTTATTAAAAAAATATTTTACCGACAGGGCAGATTATGATATCCCGGACGGTGGTTTAGCCTTTTGGGTAGTTCCCGGAAAGGAAGTAAACTGGATGGATATTTCCGAAAAACTTCAGCGCAAAGGCGTTAAGATCATTACTCCGGACAGTTACAGCTATGGTAAGCCGGTTAATGGGATCCGCCTGAGCTATGGTTCGCTTTCTGAAGCACAGCTGGAAACGGGAATAAAAGTTCTCGCTGATCTGCTTTTTAAAAATTAAAGAATTCTTCATAAGAAATGGTTGAATCACAAATCATAAGAAGAAATTCTATTCATCTGCAAAAACAAGCCGGCCGGAAATTTTAAATTTCCGGCCGGGTCTTTCTATAATAATTTAATTTTATCTTCCATGATATCGATCACTTTATCTTTGTAAAGGCCACCGATGGCTTTTTTAAAGTTCTTTTTACTCATCTGAAGTTCATCTTTGATTTCTTCCGGTGTAGATTTATCCGAAAGATGAAGCAACCCGTAGTTCTCTTCCAGCTTATCCAGAACTTTCTGTCTGAATTCATCGATGTTTTCAAAACCTTCAGGCTGAAGAGACACATCTATTTTACCATCCTCCCGAATGGCTTTGATATACCCTCCTTCTTCCGACAGAGGATATAATTTTTTGAAGACATCGGAAGTATAAATCAGTCCGATGTATTTTTTATTGATCACCACATTCCATCCCAGCTCACTCTCGTTCATCATGATTAGATCCACCTTATCCCCTTTTTTGAAAGGTAAATCCTGATATTGCGGGTTTCTTTTGAATTTTGTAGTTCCGGTAATTAACTCAAGGTCTTCATCGATATAGAGGTTGACAAGATATCTTTTTCCTTCAACGATCTTTGATTTCTGCTGTTTGTAAGGAATAAAAAGATCTTTAATGATACCCCAATCCATAAAAGCCCCACTTGGAAGACTCTGTACACAGCTCATTACTGCAAATTCCCCTACCTCGGCCAAAGGAACTTCGGTGGTGGCTTTCAGCTTATGATCATCCTGGTACACGAAAACTTCAATTTCATCTCCGATTTCTTTGTCATCCTGAACGAAAATCTTGGGTAAAAAGGCCTTTTCCCCTGATTCATCAGTTAAAATCCATCCTGAATTGTTTTTTTCTGAAATTTTTAAAGTTTGAGTCTGTCCGAGTAGCATGTATGATAAATTAGTTGGCAAAGGTACGGAAATATAAAGTGAAATTGCAATAATCCACACCTGCTGATCTGCAAGAACTCAAAAACACAGCACTGCCAGTCATACGAATCCTGGTTTGAATAGTTTACGGTTTTAAGAACAGACCCGTCTATAGAAATGACATTTTTATTCAGAACTCCCGGAATCAACAATTCTTCCGATGTTCTTTAAAAAGGCCTCTACCCTAGCCCCGATTGAAACGACATCCTTTTGGGTTGCGGCGGAGCGAAGCGGAGCCGTAACCCAAAAGATACAGTGGAAAGCGGGAAAAAGCTCCAAAAAAAACTAAATGTATTCAATGAAGTCGTTTAAAAAAGAGGTCGAAAATTCAGCAATTTTTGAATTGCATGCCAATTGCGGGAACTTACGTTAAAGGACTATTTCGGGAAGAGAATTAAGTGTGCTTCAGAAGAAAATCAGAAGATTTTTAACAAGACTTCAGTGTACTTCTTCTGCGCAAAGTATGTTACTTAAACTAACTTAAGTGTTTAGAATTTCTTGGATCTCCTTTGTGGTTAACTACAGACAACCACACGAAGGGATTCGTGCGGTAGCGGTGTGGATTCGTGCGGTAGCGGTGTGGATTCGTGTGGTAGCGGTGTGTGGTATTTACTGTCTCACTCTTAAGTACACTTTAGAAAGTTTAAAAAATACCGCAGAATTAAGTTTACATCAGGTGAAAATCAAAGATTTTCAAAAAACTTACGTGTACTTCTTTTGCGTAAAGTATATTACTTTAATTATCTTAAGTATTTAGAAATCTTTCGGATCTCCTTTGTGATAATAGAAAAGGTTAAACAGCTTAATGAAAAAAGAAGACCGGATCGATCTTCTTATTCATTATTTCGGTAATTGCGGTGCCCGCATCTTATACTGGTAACTGTGTAATGTTTTCAGGAAATTCTCCAGATCGGTAAGCTCATCATCCGTAAGGTTCAGCTTTTCAAGCATTTTGGATTTGTGAGGAGCCAGAGGATTATCCCTGTTTCTTTTTTCGTCGGGCATTCCGGCATTATACATATTCAGAACGCCCCTGATATTGGGAAACAACCCGTTGTGCATATAAGGAGCCGTCTGGCTGACCTCTCTTAAGGTAGGTGTTTTGAATTTTCCTACATCTTCGTTCTTTTTCGAGACAGCAAACAATCCTAGATCTTCATATTCCCTTCCGAAATACGTCAATCCTAAATTGTGAAATTTCTGATCCGAAAAATAAGGTGTATTGTGACAATTAATACAATTCGCTTTTGTTCTGAATAAATGTAGTCCGTTGATCTCAGAATCATTCATTGCTTTTTTTTCTCCTGATACAAACCGGTCAAACTTTGATTTCGGACTTACCAGAGTTCTTTCAAAAGTGGCTATCGCTTTGGTTATATGCTCTTCTGTTATTTTATCATCTCCAAAAGCTTTCTGAAAATATTCTTTGTAGCCTTTCAGTTTAGCGATGGTCTTTACGGCCAGTCGCGAGTGGAAATTCATTTCCAGCGGATTTTCAATCGGCGCCTTGGCCTGATCTTCCAGGGTGGCTGCTCTTCCGTCCCAAAAATATTTTTTAGCGTAGACAATATTCAGAACAGTAGGTGCATTCCGGGTTCCAAGCTGTCTGTCGTGGCCATACGCTACCCTTCTTCCGTCTGCCCAGGCCAGTTCCGGGTCATGGCAGTTGGCACATGAAATCTGACCTGACTTTGAGAGCCTAGGATCAAAAAATAACATTTTTCCCAGTTCTTCCTTAGCTTCAGAGTAAGGATTATCTTTCGGAAACTCAGGTTTTGAAAGGGGTCCGATATCCCTGAATCCTTCTTTTGCTTCATCAAAAAGATGAGGTTTTGGCCAGA encodes:
- the pdxR gene encoding MocR-like pyridoxine biosynthesis transcription factor PdxR; the protein is MLRPWKLEIHLDHYSEKAIYLQIADAIIAQIQSGRLKSGTALPGSRTLAAELNLNRNTIVEALNVLLNEEWLVSKERKGTFVADTLPVFSLTRKSGFTLVSNEAPKSIFEVNFDDGHPDSKIAPITELARAYRQIFNRKGKWQMMGYTSELGDIEFRRAIVHMLNHQRGMQVNEQEICITRGSQMAMYLTAQCLLENGDYIMIENPGYQPAWNAFELAGAKLLPVRVDKEGLIIEDMTAHLKSGKRIKALYTTPHRQYPTTVTLSLQRRLELIRLSNQYGFTIIEDDYDNEFHFGYRPLLPLVSFPELENYVYIGTMSKVVAPALRIGYLISSDIALISKVGSLRKIIDVQGDAIMEQAVLQLINDGTIKRHLKKATHYYRNKRDFTDSLLKKYFTDRADYDIPDGGLAFWVVPGKEVNWMDISEKLQRKGVKIITPDSYSYGKPVNGIRLSYGSLSEAQLETGIKVLADLLFKN
- a CDS encoding DUF7948 domain-containing protein, producing the protein MQKTLFLSTLMYCALFFSQTRPLQNNDYFFYENKGQIIDQDGKENTDVKYLYHSAGLNVQLRSNGFSYDVYETKKTSNPNFSKNDKNKISDGKSYFWDEFIYQKLVHRIDIELIGSNKNAEITAQGKSADYENYFNIPGKPKGITHVHRFQKVVYRNIYQNIDLLFFKPVDSLKPVEYNFIINPGGKISDIKMKFSGAATAIKNGKIAMSIRFGEMHENIPSSWISGNEIENIDVAFKDLGNQTFGFDAPVDHSDKTIVIDPVPTRIWGSYAGGYGEEGGRIRTDIDNKGYLLGGTTSFTHIATSGAYQQSLSAYSDCFLMKLTKDGQRLWGTYYGFDRNDAFMDVAFDENNNIYAAGFRERYQSNRDVVLVKFDTNGNLLFQKDFIGSHHDNIGGISYHQNHVYIGGETMSANFPVLNPTQPSKASPSGYMDAFLASVDPSGNTEWSTFFGASDHATSIFKIFSSVDHLEVIGATQSQNIQMINPFQATNSGVTDGLYLKFSKTGTLLRSSYYGRSGQDLIREARIINNTLILAGEFFDLNIPAKNAGVWKVNLSTNVIDKTYFPFSYTMGLDAHIDTHGNIFYSGLSDVGQTDIATPNAYMTSTGPYIKTFMIKYDANNVKEWGTFYGGNGGTQLGEITKDNEDYIYFTGMSSNNTTGIATPGTFQQQGSHPSNDLFVAKFRDCTANSTVTSNSPVCINSTLQLNATGGAVYNWTGPNGFTSTQQNPTIPNASAALSGTYTCQISGLGDCDGSFTVNVFVGDNIAPVPNVANLADITGDCHTVVSSFPTATDNCSGTVTATTTDPLSYTAPGTYTIHWTYQDGNGNTAIQNQNVVVTSPALPFTVNQTQIFCATNQPRISDIQITGQNILWYDAANTVLPVTTSLINGQTYYASQTINGCESNKTAVQVTVNTTPKPAANSTQEFCASANPALANLAVTGAALQFYNGAGNTLPLTTLLVHGQTYFVSQTLNNCESEKTAISVTLSTNNVPANDYAEAFCNATTSNSMTVNLHHYEGNIIANPNNYIFTFTDNAGNTISNPSAYTLTIGTTLVFVKVATPDGCFKKIRLNITLNPKPVINLPETIEFCNGKTVTLDAGSGFTSYLWSTGATTQTIIVSTPGTYSVRVTNNFGCDATDHIQVNYSVLGEITAVNINNSSAVISMSVSGNYEYSLDHLVWQDSNVFSNLPMGEYIVYVRTKSGSIIGEKRFSIFNIPNAITPNGDGKNDLWKIAGIENYPGTEIHIYDRRGLLVFKEKTIKKPFEWNGKLNGSPVLTGSYWYTIKVSDGRIYTGWLLVKNRD
- a CDS encoding dihydrodipicolinate synthase family protein, with the protein product MKNTPFKGVIAYPITPLDANEKVNIPLFKKLLERLVVSGSHGIAPLGSTGVLPYLTDEEKEAITEATVQQVAGRVPTLVGVSNLTTEKTIYHAQFAEKAGATAVMIIPMSYWKLTDDEILQHYDAVASKISIPIMAYNNPATGGVDMSAALLKRLLEIPNVTMIKESTGDIQRMHYLRKELGEEVAFYNGSNPLALAAFSAGAAGWCTAAPNLIPELNIGLYNAVQNNDLETARNIFYQQVDLLNFIVAKGLPRAIKAGLNILGEDGGQLRSPLKPLSESETMELKDILTKTRG
- a CDS encoding cupin domain-containing protein — its product is MSKTEVKTEMEKSVQTEQKHFSSKDFHQTFARPQYVKPSHVIHRNVEKAGVHDQFSTERKHPVFFVDLPSKNVSMTIGGLLPGQTTNRHRHTYETVLYVVEGKGWTEVEGERVEWQAGDAVYIPSWAWHRHRNLSDTESAKYIACENAPQLQNLGVALREEEGRDL
- a CDS encoding catalase: MEEKKKLSSVSGRPISENQNVKTAGRRGPMLLEDHWFLEKLSHFAREVIPERRMHAKGSGAFGKFTVTHDITKYTRAKLFSEIGKETEVFVRFSTVAGERGAADAERDIRGFAVRFYTEEGNWDLVGNNTPVFFIRDPYRFTDLNKAVKRDPQTNLRSANHNWDFWTLLPEALHQVTITMSDRGIPKSYRHMDGFGSHTFSLIDHQNKRLWVKFHFKTEQGIQNLTNEEAGAIIAKDRESHQRDLFDAIQRGEFPKWKMKIQIMTEEQANACPFNPFDLTKVWPHGDYPLIDVGVLELNRNSQNYFADVEQAAFNPASVVPGISYSPDRMLQGRLFSYGDAHRYRVGVNHHQIPVNSPKCPFHNFHRDGAMRVDGNEGSTIHYFPNSYGQWEESKEFTEPPLELTGDAYHYDFREDDNDYYTQPGNLFRLMTPEQKEVLFSNTANEVGGAERFIQERHIQNCYRADADYGRGVAKALGIDISGLNL
- a CDS encoding cytochrome-c peroxidase; its protein translation is MKYFLSLSAVLFLVYSFSGLNDRPQKGYTRQELRDLYGNGDQNLWPKPHLFDEAKEGFRDIGPLSKPEFPKDNPYSEAKEELGKMLFFDPRLSKSGQISCANCHDPELAWADGRRVAYGHDRQLGTRNAPTVLNIVYAKKYFWDGRAATLEDQAKAPIENPLEMNFHSRLAVKTIAKLKGYKEYFQKAFGDDKITEEHITKAIATFERTLVSPKSKFDRFVSGEKKAMNDSEINGLHLFRTKANCINCHNTPYFSDQKFHNLGLTYFGREYEDLGLFAVSKKNEDVGKFKTPTLREVSQTAPYMHNGLFPNIRGVLNMYNAGMPDEKRNRDNPLAPHKSKMLEKLNLTDDELTDLENFLKTLHSYQYKMRAPQLPK
- a CDS encoding CvfB family protein, whose translation is MLLGQTQTLKISEKNNSGWILTDESGEKAFLPKIFVQDDKEIGDEIEVFVYQDDHKLKATTEVPLAEVGEFAVMSCVQSLPSGAFMDWGIIKDLFIPYKQQKSKIVEGKRYLVNLYIDEDLELITGTTKFKRNPQYQDLPFKKGDKVDLIMMNESELGWNVVINKKYIGLIYTSDVFKKLYPLSEEGGYIKAIREDGKIDVSLQPEGFENIDEFRQKVLDKLEENYGLLHLSDKSTPEEIKDELQMSKKNFKKAIGGLYKDKVIDIMEDKIKLL